In the Nicotiana tabacum cultivar K326 chromosome 16, ASM71507v2, whole genome shotgun sequence genome, one interval contains:
- the LOC107762989 gene encoding gibberellin 2-beta-dioxygenase 6-like — MMIESWNPPLLHDYSKLSRLNNGGASLSAKLMMEECELPLIDLSCLKSKDERQKISCENAIAKASSEWGFFQVVNHGVSLELLRKMRREQMKLFKAPFQMKANCGILNNSYRWGNSTATCPNQFSWSEAFHIPLTKISEADCYGEFTTLREVMVEYAAAMQDLAKSLAGVLVRNLGQRDNLIKGICNESSCFLRLNHYPPCQISPEIFGLVPHTDSDFLTILHQDRVGGLQLMKDSKWVAVKPNQNALIVNIGDLFQAWSNDVYKSVEHKVMANGKMERFSIAYFLCPSYDSLIGSCKEPSIYRKFTFGEYRYQIQQDVKFIGHKVGLSRFRL; from the exons ATGATGATAGAGTCTTGGAATCCTCCTCTCTTACATGACTACTCTAAGCTTTCACGACTTAACAATGGTGGGGCAAGCCTCAGCGCGAAACTGATGATGGAAGAATGTGAACTTCCGCTGATAGATCTCAGCTGTCTGAAAAGTAAAGATGAGAGACAAAAGATTAGTTGCGAAAATGCCATAGCCAAGGCTTCATCTGAATGGGGTTTTTTTCAAGTTGTGAACCATGGTGTGAGTCTTGAATTACTCAGGAAAATGAGGAGAGAACAAATGAAGTTATTTAAGGCAccttttcaaatgaaagctaatTGTGGGATTTTAAATAATTCTTATAGATGGGGAAATTCAACAGCTACTTGTCCTAACCAATTTTCTTGGTCAGAAGCTTTTCATATTCCTTTAACAAAGATTTCAGAAGCTGATTGTTATGGAGAGTTCACAACTTTAAG GGAAGTGATGGTGGAATATGCAGCTGCAATGCAAGACCTAGCCAAATCACTTGCTGGAGTTCTTGTAAGAAACTTAGGTCAAAGAGATAATCTAATCAAAGGAATTTGCAATGAGAGTTCATGTTTTCTTAGACTCAATCACTATCCACCTTGTCAAATTTCTCCAGAAATATTTGGATTAGTACCACATACAGATAGTGATTTTTTGACCATTTTACATCAAGATCGTGTTGGTGGACTTCAACTAATGAAAGACTCCAAATGGGTTGCTGTCAAACCTAACCAAAATGCACTTATTGTCAACATTGGAGATCTTTTTCAG GCTTGGAGCAATGATGTGTATAAAAGTGTGGAACACAAAGTGATGGCTAATGGAAAGATGGAGAGATTCTCAATTGCTTATTTCCTTTGCCCTTCTTATGATTCTTTAATTGGAAGCTGCAAAGagccctctatttataggaaattCACCTTTGGAGAATACAGATATCAGATTCAACAAGATGTCAAATTTATTGGACACAAAGTAGGCCTCTCAAGATTTCGTCTATAG
- the LOC107781348 gene encoding uncharacterized protein LOC107781348, translated as MDDRIVLDKGQKRQLPQWMFATSAADQVKKKVKTDHVDSNNNNTEEEIVTQKRSRLKNRKTKDKKEAFTGESSTKISVCQTTKRSRRKLNLPNDDCNDESGLMGSERDRMKVNGNGTLPMLRRQKQKTKNSKIEGGEMEESKTKASDRSGLRKRKCSSVKDNSNEAGPSLRRQKLKVKTSRKENCADVEESTPKTDDEDLTVEDLLSIAEEYAGDSDEDLTVEDLLCIAKEYVNENEQAASGKGKSGPVEDVISMSTGSLNCSELDNQSLRRDERHSDSIPITETRVEDAPPKVNMSENPTQDMLDVFLGPLLKKTHEEKRVELVREDMMSLAHDLNKKNQSDPSEGHPVLVKKKSSLKDKVALLLD; from the exons atggATGATCGGATTGTTCTTGACAAGGGTCAGAAAAGGCAGTTGCCTCAGTGGATGTTTGCTACATCTGCTGCTGATCAAGTGAAGAAAAAAGTCAAAACCGATCATGTAgacagtaataataataatacagaGGAGGAAATTGTCACACAGAAGCGCAGCAGGTTGAAAAACAGAAAGACTAAGGACAAAAAGGAAGCATTCACTGGGGAATCTTCCACAAAGATTTCAGTATGCCAGACAACAAAAAGAAGCAGAAGAAAGTTAAACCTACCAAATGATGATTGTAATGATGAAAGCGGTTTAATGGGGAGTGAACGTGACCGGATGAAGGTAAATGGTAATGGAACGTTGCCTATGTTGAGAAGACAGAAACAAAAAACGAAGAATTCCAAGATTGAGGGAGGTGAGATGGAAGAGTCAAAAACAAAAGCAAGTGATAGAAGTGGCTTAAGGAAGAGAAAATGCAGCAGCGTGAAGGATAATTCTAATGAAGCTGGCCCTAGTTTAAGGAGGCAGAAACTGAAAGTAAAAACTTCCAGGAAGGAGAATTGTGCCGATGTTGAAGAGTCAACACCAAAAACAGATGATGAGGATTTGACTGTTGAAGATCTACTGAGCATAGCGGAAGAG tatgctGGGGATTCTGATGAAGATTTGACTGTTGAAGATTTACTGTGCATTGCTAAGGAG TATGTGAATGAGAATGAGCAAGCTGCATCAGGCAAAGGAAAAAGTGGTCCAGTGGAGGATGTTATTTCCATGTCAACAGGCTCGTTAAATTGCAGTGAATTGGACAATCAATCTTTGAGAAGAGACGAAAGACATTCTGATAGTATTCCAATTACAGAGACAAGAGTTGAAGATGCTCCTCCTAAGGTTAACATGTCCGAGAATCCTACTCAAGACATGTTAGATGTGTTTTTGGGCCCTTTGTTGAAGAAAACTCATGAGGAGAAGAGAGTTGAACTAGTTAGAGAAGACATGATGAGTTTAGCTCACGATCTAAACAAGAAAAACCAGAGCGATCCTTCTGAGGGTCACCCAGTTTTGGTAAAGAAGAAGAGTAGTCTCAAGGACAAGGTAGCTCTGCTTCTTGACTAA